A single Nocardioides bizhenqiangii DNA region contains:
- the rnc gene encoding ribonuclease III: MLDRALTHRSYAYENGGLPTNERLEFLGDSVLGVVVTETLYLLHPDLSEGRLAKLRAAVVNARALAEVARKIGLGQYIKLGRGEEATGGRDKASILSDTVEAVIGAVHLSSGIETSAAVVHLLFDPLIEAASAMGAGLDWKTSLQELAAEHSLGVPEYVIQDEGPDHAKTFTAQVRVAETLYGNGTGRSKKEAEQGAAETAYGEILASMSAVADATD, translated from the coding sequence CTGCTCGACCGCGCCCTGACGCACCGGTCGTACGCCTACGAGAACGGCGGCCTGCCGACCAACGAGCGCCTCGAGTTCCTCGGCGACTCGGTGCTCGGCGTCGTCGTCACCGAGACGCTCTACCTGCTCCATCCCGACCTCTCGGAGGGCCGGCTGGCCAAGCTCCGTGCTGCCGTCGTCAACGCCCGCGCCCTCGCCGAGGTCGCCCGCAAGATCGGTCTCGGCCAGTACATCAAGCTGGGTCGCGGCGAGGAGGCCACCGGCGGTCGCGACAAGGCGTCGATCCTGTCCGACACCGTCGAGGCCGTGATCGGCGCGGTCCACCTGAGCTCCGGCATCGAGACCTCTGCCGCGGTCGTCCACCTGCTCTTCGACCCGCTCATCGAGGCCGCCTCGGCCATGGGCGCCGGCCTCGACTGGAAGACGTCCCTCCAGGAGCTCGCCGCCGAGCACAGCCTCGGAGTGCCCGAGTACGTCATCCAGGACGAGGGCCCCGACCACGCCAAGACCTTCACCGCCCAGGTCCGGGTTGCCGAGACCCTCTACGGCAACGGCACCGGCCGGTCCAAGAAGGAAGCCGAGCAGGGCGCCGCCGAGACGGCGTACGGCGAGATCCTCGCCTCGATGTCCGCGGTCGCGGACGCCACCGACTGA
- a CDS encoding YceD family protein: MTSLDPRAPLVLDTRELGRRPGSQREVTLTAPAPADLGIEVLSVTEGSPVDIDLRLEAVMEGVLVTGTATAVVEGECARCLEPIHEDIEVTFQELFEYDDTRHRERGDSEEDDETSRLEDDLLDLEPLLREAVVLALPFQPLCQPDCPGLCPDCGARLADDPDHAHEGAIDPRWSALAELNPEDQN; the protein is encoded by the coding sequence ATGACCAGCCTGGACCCGAGGGCGCCGCTCGTGCTCGATACTCGCGAGCTCGGCCGCCGCCCGGGGTCCCAGCGGGAAGTGACGCTCACGGCCCCGGCCCCGGCAGATCTGGGCATCGAAGTCCTCTCGGTCACCGAGGGTTCGCCGGTCGACATCGACCTGCGGCTCGAGGCGGTCATGGAGGGCGTCCTGGTCACGGGCACGGCGACAGCCGTGGTCGAGGGCGAGTGCGCGCGGTGCCTGGAGCCGATCCACGAGGACATCGAGGTGACGTTCCAGGAGCTGTTCGAGTACGACGACACTCGACACCGTGAGCGGGGCGACTCCGAGGAGGACGACGAGACCAGCAGACTCGAGGACGACCTGCTCGACCTCGAGCCGCTCCTGCGGGAGGCGGTGGTGCTTGCACTGCCGTTCCAGCCGCTGTGCCAGCCGGACTGTCCCGGACTGTGTCCCGATTGCGGGGCGCGGCTCGCCGACGATCCGGACCACGCACACGAAGGGGCGATCGACCCCCGGTGGTCCGCGCTGGCCGAGCTCAATCCCGAAGACCAGAACTAA
- the rsmD gene encoding 16S rRNA (guanine(966)-N(2))-methyltransferase RsmD: protein MTRIIAGAAGGRRIETPKGDRTRPTSDRVREALFSAIQSWAGSLHGLRVLDLYAGSGAIGLEAWSRGAAAVTFVESDRRTADVIRRNARTVGCDVARILEGSVTWALAGGADAPYDLVFSDPPYPLDEFAVADDLALLAAQGWLAEDAVVVVERGSRSPAPGWPHGLVPLPGKRGRKKYGETTLWYAAAGDRETS, encoded by the coding sequence ATGACGCGGATCATTGCCGGCGCGGCCGGTGGTCGCCGGATCGAGACCCCGAAGGGCGACCGCACCCGACCCACCAGCGACCGGGTGCGCGAGGCGCTGTTCTCGGCGATCCAGTCCTGGGCGGGCTCGCTGCACGGCCTCCGGGTGCTCGACCTCTACGCCGGGTCCGGCGCGATCGGGCTCGAGGCGTGGTCGCGCGGTGCCGCCGCGGTCACCTTCGTCGAGTCCGACCGCCGTACCGCCGACGTGATCCGCCGCAACGCGCGCACGGTCGGGTGCGACGTTGCACGGATCCTCGAGGGATCGGTCACCTGGGCGCTCGCGGGCGGTGCGGACGCGCCGTACGACCTGGTGTTCTCGGACCCGCCGTACCCCCTCGACGAGTTCGCCGTCGCCGACGACCTCGCGCTGCTCGCTGCCCAGGGCTGGCTCGCCGAGGACGCCGTGGTGGTCGTGGAGCGCGGCTCCCGCAGCCCGGCACCGGGCTGGCCGCATGGCCTGGTGCCGCTCCCTGGGAAGCGGGGGAGGAAGAAATACGGCGAGACCACGCTCTGGTACGCGGCGGCTGGGGATCGCGAAACCTCGTAA
- the rpmB gene encoding 50S ribosomal protein L28, with translation MAAVCDICAKKPGFGNNRPWSRKITKRRFNPNIQRVRAKVNGTPKRLNVCTGCIKAGKVTR, from the coding sequence GTGGCTGCCGTCTGCGACATCTGCGCGAAGAAGCCGGGCTTCGGCAACAACCGGCCGTGGTCGCGCAAGATCACCAAGCGTCGCTTCAACCCGAACATCCAGCGCGTCCGCGCCAAGGTCAACGGCACCCCGAAGCGCCTCAACGTCTGCACCGGCTGCATCAAGGCCGGCAAGGTCACTCGCTGA
- a CDS encoding DAK2 domain-containing protein, translating into MAGGIELDTVLRFVDIAVDALSKAREEIDALNVYPVPDGDTGTNMYLTIAAARDAIREVPGAPKRAALAAFSRGALLGARGNSGVILSEMLGAIARRIASATADGRNAEVMAEALRQATEASYAAVGEPVEGTMLTVSRAASDAAVEAVKDPAARSRDVLRAAAAAAREALARTPEQLEVLARAGVVDAGGRGICVILDAAETVLTGKRPVPVTQPLGQHAIPVPQLAPSGAGDLSSEGPSYEVMYLLDTQDGEIPPLRARLGELGDSVVVVGGDGLWNVHAHVDDVGAAIEAGLAIGRPHRIRVTHFAEQVAAAAGEASSGTRTPVRTGRTVIAVAAGPGLAALYADAGALVVVGGPGRRPSTGQLLDAIAGSGAQEIIILPNDHDSVRAARVAASTAESDGVGHSLRISVIPTEAQVQGLAAIAVHEPGRTFDQDVTEMTATARHVKHGAVTVAVKEAMTSAGPCRPGDVLGVIAGDFAIIGDDLGEVAVAVLDRLLAAGGELVTLVRGQDAGDIAERAAAWVEEQHPHVDTVVYDGGQERYPLLMSVE; encoded by the coding sequence ATGGCAGGCGGCATCGAGCTCGACACCGTGCTGCGGTTCGTCGACATCGCCGTCGACGCGTTGTCGAAGGCGCGCGAGGAGATCGACGCCCTCAACGTCTATCCGGTGCCCGACGGCGACACCGGCACCAACATGTACCTCACGATCGCGGCCGCCCGCGACGCGATCCGTGAGGTCCCGGGTGCACCGAAGCGCGCGGCGCTGGCGGCGTTCTCCCGCGGCGCGCTGCTCGGCGCTCGGGGCAACTCCGGGGTCATCCTCAGCGAGATGCTGGGGGCGATCGCACGTCGGATCGCCTCGGCCACCGCCGACGGCCGCAACGCCGAGGTGATGGCGGAGGCTCTGCGGCAGGCGACCGAGGCGAGCTACGCGGCGGTGGGGGAGCCGGTCGAGGGGACCATGCTCACCGTGTCCCGGGCCGCATCCGACGCCGCCGTGGAAGCCGTGAAGGACCCCGCTGCCCGGTCCCGCGACGTCCTCCGCGCCGCTGCGGCGGCCGCTCGGGAAGCGCTGGCACGCACCCCGGAGCAGCTCGAGGTGCTCGCCCGCGCCGGCGTGGTCGACGCCGGCGGCCGCGGGATCTGCGTGATCCTCGACGCGGCAGAGACGGTCCTCACGGGCAAGCGCCCGGTGCCGGTGACCCAGCCGCTCGGCCAGCACGCGATCCCGGTGCCGCAGTTGGCGCCGTCCGGCGCCGGAGACCTCAGCAGCGAGGGCCCGTCCTACGAAGTGATGTACCTGCTCGACACCCAGGACGGCGAGATCCCGCCGCTCCGGGCCCGCCTGGGCGAGCTCGGCGACTCGGTCGTGGTCGTCGGTGGTGACGGGCTGTGGAACGTGCATGCCCACGTCGACGACGTCGGCGCAGCCATCGAGGCGGGCCTGGCCATCGGCCGGCCGCACCGGATCCGGGTCACCCACTTCGCCGAGCAGGTCGCCGCTGCCGCGGGCGAAGCCTCCAGCGGCACCCGGACGCCGGTACGGACCGGGCGCACCGTGATCGCCGTCGCGGCCGGACCCGGTCTGGCCGCGCTGTACGCCGACGCCGGCGCCCTCGTGGTCGTGGGCGGGCCCGGGCGCCGTCCGTCGACCGGCCAGCTGCTCGATGCGATCGCCGGGAGCGGGGCTCAGGAGATCATCATCCTTCCCAACGACCACGACTCGGTGCGCGCCGCCCGCGTCGCCGCGAGCACCGCGGAGTCCGACGGGGTCGGCCACTCGCTGCGGATCTCGGTCATCCCCACCGAGGCACAGGTCCAGGGGTTGGCCGCGATCGCCGTGCACGAGCCCGGCCGCACGTTTGACCAGGACGTCACCGAGATGACCGCAACCGCGCGCCACGTGAAGCACGGCGCGGTCACCGTCGCCGTCAAGGAGGCGATGACGTCGGCCGGTCCCTGCCGCCCCGGCGACGTCCTCGGCGTCATCGCGGGCGACTTCGCGATCATCGGGGACGACCTCGGCGAGGTCGCGGTCGCCGTGCTGGATCGGCTGCTGGCTGCCGGTGGTGAGCTGGTCACCCTCGTCCGCGGCCAGGACGCCGGTGACATCGCCGAGCGCGCGGCGGCTTGGGTGGAGGAGCAGCACCCCCATGTCGACACCGTGGTGTACGACGGTGGCCAGGAGCGCTACCCGCTCCTGATGTCCGTCGAGTGA
- a CDS encoding ATP-dependent DNA helicase RecG, producing the protein MTTLDSPIAAALGKVTPARRKKFEDGLGLRTVGDLLHHFPRRYLDTGSLTKVRDLKVGQFLCVVGEIVECKQHTYTDRRTGRPAYRVEAVLSTDGPPLKMTFFAKNEKMSNWQQSRVATGRRGVFLGRAERFRDDWQLTNPAMTIFGIADEDESIVDEIGDLYPIYPLTKGLQTWDVARAVRAARAQVGELPELLPAAVREEYDVLDVVTAVDWIHAPDRRDQVARAQHRFRFEEALVTQLVLARRRRALRELGATARTGGDGALQLAFDERLPFTLTDGQRQIGEQIAHDLAEPHPMNRLLQGEVGSGKTLIALRAMLRVVDSGGQAALLAPTEVLAQQHYRSIVTMLGELAAGGTIFGSAEGTRVDLLTGSMTKTQRTEPLLRAASGEAGIVIGTHALLQDQVQFVDLGLVVVDEQHRFGVEQRAALIDKATVPPHLLVMTATPIPRTVAMTVFGDLEVSTLRELPAGRASIQTNVVPLAEQPAWLDRAWARVREEVEKGHQVYVVCPRIAGDDAEADQDEMVDLDEDGNPVPATASFAAVEEVVQRLAAGPLQGLRVARLHGKLPADEKEATMRAFARHEVDVLVSTTVIEVGVDVANATMMVILDADRFGVSQLHQLRGRVGRGGLPGLCLLVTHAEDPTSPARARLDAVAGTTDGFVLSRIDLEQRREGDVLGASQAGRRSSLENLRVLRDEDTIVAARKAAEALLAEDPALVDAPLLADAVTDLERSQQGDFVDKS; encoded by the coding sequence TTGACCACCCTGGACTCACCGATCGCGGCGGCGCTCGGCAAGGTGACGCCGGCGAGGCGCAAGAAGTTCGAGGACGGACTCGGTCTGCGTACGGTCGGCGACCTGCTACATCACTTCCCACGCCGCTACCTCGACACCGGCAGCCTCACCAAGGTCCGCGATCTCAAGGTCGGCCAGTTCCTGTGCGTGGTCGGCGAGATCGTCGAGTGCAAGCAGCACACCTACACCGACCGCCGGACGGGCCGGCCGGCCTACCGCGTCGAGGCTGTGCTGAGCACGGACGGACCGCCTCTGAAGATGACCTTCTTCGCCAAGAACGAGAAGATGTCGAACTGGCAGCAGAGCAGGGTCGCGACCGGCCGCCGCGGCGTGTTCCTCGGCCGGGCCGAGCGGTTCCGCGACGACTGGCAGCTCACCAACCCCGCGATGACGATCTTCGGGATCGCCGACGAGGACGAGAGCATCGTCGACGAGATCGGCGACCTCTACCCGATCTACCCGCTCACCAAGGGCCTCCAGACCTGGGACGTCGCGCGCGCCGTCCGGGCTGCGCGTGCACAGGTCGGCGAGCTCCCCGAGCTGCTGCCCGCCGCGGTCCGCGAGGAGTACGACGTACTCGACGTGGTCACCGCCGTCGACTGGATCCACGCTCCGGACCGTCGCGACCAGGTCGCGCGGGCCCAGCACCGGTTCCGGTTCGAGGAGGCCCTGGTCACCCAGCTGGTCCTGGCCCGGCGGCGCCGGGCTCTGCGCGAGCTCGGCGCGACCGCCCGCACCGGCGGCGACGGTGCGCTGCAGCTCGCCTTCGACGAGCGGCTGCCGTTCACGCTCACCGACGGCCAGCGTCAGATCGGCGAGCAGATCGCGCACGACCTGGCCGAGCCGCATCCGATGAACCGGCTGCTCCAGGGCGAGGTCGGCTCCGGCAAGACATTGATCGCGCTTCGGGCGATGCTGCGGGTGGTCGACTCCGGCGGGCAGGCTGCGCTGCTCGCACCGACCGAGGTGCTCGCCCAGCAGCACTACCGCTCGATCGTGACCATGCTGGGCGAGCTCGCCGCCGGCGGCACCATCTTCGGCTCGGCGGAGGGGACCCGCGTCGACCTGCTGACCGGCTCGATGACCAAGACCCAGCGCACCGAGCCGCTGCTGCGCGCCGCCAGCGGCGAAGCCGGGATCGTGATCGGCACCCACGCGCTGTTGCAGGACCAGGTGCAGTTCGTCGATCTCGGCCTGGTGGTGGTCGACGAGCAGCACCGGTTCGGCGTCGAGCAGCGAGCCGCGCTGATCGACAAGGCGACGGTGCCGCCGCACCTGCTGGTGATGACGGCGACCCCGATCCCACGCACCGTCGCCATGACCGTCTTCGGCGACCTCGAGGTGTCGACGCTGCGCGAGCTGCCGGCCGGCCGGGCGTCCATCCAGACCAACGTGGTGCCGCTCGCCGAGCAGCCGGCGTGGCTCGACCGGGCGTGGGCACGGGTGCGCGAGGAGGTCGAGAAGGGCCACCAGGTCTACGTCGTCTGCCCGCGGATCGCCGGTGACGACGCCGAGGCCGACCAGGACGAGATGGTCGACCTCGACGAGGACGGCAACCCCGTCCCCGCCACCGCGTCCTTCGCCGCGGTTGAGGAGGTCGTCCAACGGCTGGCGGCCGGGCCGCTGCAGGGCCTGCGGGTCGCTCGCCTCCACGGCAAGCTCCCGGCCGACGAGAAGGAGGCGACGATGCGGGCGTTCGCCCGCCACGAGGTCGACGTGCTTGTGTCCACGACCGTGATCGAGGTCGGCGTCGACGTCGCCAACGCGACCATGATGGTGATCCTCGACGCCGACCGGTTCGGCGTCTCCCAGCTCCACCAGCTCCGCGGCCGGGTCGGCCGGGGCGGCCTGCCGGGACTCTGCCTGCTGGTGACGCACGCCGAGGACCCGACCTCACCGGCCCGGGCGCGACTCGATGCCGTGGCCGGCACGACGGACGGCTTCGTGCTCAGCAGGATCGATCTCGAGCAGCGACGAGAGGGCGACGTGCTGGGTGCGTCGCAGGCCGGCCGCCGGTCCAGCCTCGAGAACCTGCGCGTGCTCCGCGACGAGGACACCATCGTCGCCGCCCGGAAGGCTGCCGAGGCACTGCTCGCGGAGGATCCCGCACTGGTCGACGCGCCGCTCCTCGCCGACGCCGTCACCGATCTCGAGCGCTCCCAGCAGGGCGACTTCGTCGACAAATCATGA
- the rpmF gene encoding 50S ribosomal protein L32, translated as MAVPKRKMSRSNTRHRRSQWKAVAPTLVTCANPACGAKHLPHRACGTCGQYGARADRRQVL; from the coding sequence GTGGCTGTTCCGAAGCGGAAGATGTCGCGCAGCAACACGCGGCACCGTCGCTCGCAGTGGAAGGCTGTCGCCCCCACGCTGGTGACCTGCGCCAACCCGGCCTGCGGTGCGAAGCACCTCCCGCACCGCGCGTGCGGCACCTGTGGCCAGTACGGCGCTCGCGCCGACCGTCGCCAGGTCCTCTGA
- the coaD gene encoding pantetheine-phosphate adenylyltransferase yields the protein MRRAVCPGSFDPVTNGHLDIFGRAAALFDEVVVAVGVNKSKSATSNRLFTSDERLEMIAAAVSPWSNVNVQGFTGLVTDFCRDIEAQAIVKGLRGSGDYDYELQMAQMNAHLTDVETVFLMTDPSMSFVSSSLVKEVASFGGDVSGLVPPAVFERLTARLAERQAGA from the coding sequence ATGCGTCGTGCTGTCTGCCCCGGCTCGTTCGACCCGGTGACCAATGGTCACCTCGACATCTTCGGCCGGGCCGCCGCCCTGTTCGACGAGGTCGTGGTCGCGGTCGGGGTGAACAAGTCGAAGTCGGCGACGTCCAACCGGCTGTTCACCTCCGACGAGCGGTTGGAGATGATCGCCGCCGCCGTCAGCCCGTGGTCGAACGTCAACGTCCAGGGCTTCACCGGCCTGGTCACGGACTTCTGCCGCGACATCGAGGCGCAGGCGATCGTGAAGGGCCTCCGCGGGTCCGGCGACTACGACTACGAGCTGCAGATGGCGCAGATGAACGCGCACCTCACCGACGTCGAGACCGTGTTCCTGATGACCGACCCGAGCATGTCGTTCGTGTCGTCGAGCCTGGTGAAGGAGGTCGCGTCGTTCGGTGGCGACGTGTCGGGCCTGGTGCCACCCGCGGTGTTCGAGCGGCTCACCGCACGGCTGGCCGAGCGGCAGGCCGGTGCCTGA
- the mutM gene encoding bifunctional DNA-formamidopyrimidine glycosylase/DNA-(apurinic or apyrimidinic site) lyase: MPELPEVEVVRAGLERHVVGARLAAVEVLHPRPVRRDPRGPAGFVAALSGRQVEAARRRGKYFWLPLDNGDALLGHLGMSGQMLVQPAGAPDEAHLRVRFGLDLSGVPAHTELRFIDQRMFGGLLVSAGGAELPPEIAHIARDPIDPEFDDDLFVARVRRRTAGIKRLLLDQGLISGVGNIYADEALWRTRLHGDRSGDRLRRGQVVELLGHVRDVLGEALAQGGTSFDALYVNVNGESGYFERSLAAYGQEGLPCGRCGTPIRRVAFMNRSSFFCPRCQVRPRSAGS; the protein is encoded by the coding sequence GTGCCTGAGCTCCCCGAGGTCGAGGTCGTCCGCGCGGGCCTGGAGCGCCACGTCGTCGGCGCCCGGCTGGCAGCGGTCGAGGTCCTGCACCCCCGCCCGGTCCGCCGGGATCCGCGGGGTCCCGCGGGATTCGTCGCTGCACTCTCCGGGCGCCAGGTCGAGGCCGCCCGCCGGCGCGGCAAGTACTTCTGGCTCCCTCTCGACAACGGGGACGCGCTCCTCGGCCACCTCGGCATGAGCGGGCAGATGCTCGTCCAACCGGCCGGCGCGCCCGACGAGGCCCATCTCCGGGTCCGCTTCGGTCTGGACCTGTCAGGGGTTCCTGCACACACCGAGCTCCGCTTCATCGACCAGCGCATGTTCGGCGGCCTCCTGGTCTCGGCCGGCGGAGCGGAGCTACCGCCCGAGATCGCGCACATCGCGCGCGACCCGATCGACCCCGAGTTCGACGACGACCTGTTCGTGGCCCGGGTGCGACGCCGGACTGCGGGCATCAAGCGGCTCCTCCTCGACCAGGGCCTGATCTCCGGCGTCGGCAACATCTACGCCGACGAGGCGCTCTGGCGGACCCGGCTGCACGGAGACCGGTCCGGCGACCGGTTGCGGCGCGGGCAGGTCGTGGAGCTGCTCGGGCACGTGCGCGACGTCCTGGGCGAGGCGCTGGCGCAGGGCGGCACGTCGTTCGACGCGCTCTACGTCAACGTCAACGGGGAGTCGGGCTACTTCGAGCGGTCGCTGGCGGCGTACGGCCAGGAGGGCCTGCCCTGCGGGCGGTGCGGTACGCCGATCCGGCGGGTCGCCTTCATGAACCGGTCGTCGTTCTTCTGCCCGCGCTGCCAGGTGCGCCCGAGGAGTGCCGGTTCGTAG